One window of the Streptomyces sp. B3I8 genome contains the following:
- a CDS encoding DUF6221 family protein, which yields MNGLVEFLIARINDDNHAYAYVAGTLGGEALLDSHLPMLDLIEQLANDYKAMDPSDSRSAGLAYALRVLGQSYTEHPAYQQEWRP from the coding sequence ATGAATGGCCTTGTGGAGTTCCTCATCGCACGCATCAACGACGACAACCACGCTTACGCCTACGTGGCCGGCACCCTGGGCGGCGAGGCCCTTCTCGACAGCCACCTCCCCATGCTCGACCTGATCGAGCAACTGGCGAACGACTACAAAGCCATGGATCCCTCCGACTCCCGCTCGGCCGGCCTGGCATACGCGCTGCGAGTCCTTGGCCAGTCATACACCGAACACCCCGCCTACCAGCAGGAATGGCGCCCATAG
- a CDS encoding FAD-binding oxidoreductase, giving the protein MGGIDDAAVGTLRESLRGAVITPPDAGYDEARSIYNAMIDRRPAVFAQCVDAADVRTTISFAKDTGVELAVRGGGHSGPGLCLVDGGLVLDLSPMRWVRVDPEGGTVQVGGGSVLGDVDHATHAFGRAVPAGIQSTTGIGGLTLGGGHGHLTRKYGLTIDSLLSADVVLADGRCVTASADNHPDLFWALRGGGGNFGVVTSFTFMPRPVDTVGVAVTAWPVDRTPDVLRWYREFLPAAPEDLNGFFAVLVVPPAPPFPEPLHGQKVCAVVWCYTGDLEAGRMEQVLAVVDEPAPPAFHFTSPMPYPALQSMFDALIPKGLQWYWRGAFFDTIPDAAVDVHHRFGESIPTDLSTMHLYPVDGAAHRVGADDTAWAYRDAVWSAVIGGIDPDPARADVIRQWCVDYWTALHPHSMGGSYVNFIGAQESADRVRTTYRGHFDRLASVKRAYDPDNLFHANQNIPPAAA; this is encoded by the coding sequence ATGGGCGGCATCGACGACGCTGCTGTCGGCACTCTGCGGGAGAGTTTGAGAGGAGCGGTGATCACGCCGCCGGACGCGGGCTACGACGAGGCCCGCAGCATCTACAACGCGATGATCGACCGTCGGCCCGCCGTGTTCGCGCAGTGCGTGGACGCGGCAGACGTGCGGACGACGATCTCCTTCGCCAAGGACACCGGCGTCGAACTGGCGGTGCGCGGCGGCGGTCACAGCGGTCCGGGCCTGTGCCTGGTCGACGGGGGACTGGTGCTCGACCTGTCGCCGATGCGCTGGGTCAGGGTCGACCCGGAGGGGGGAACCGTCCAGGTCGGGGGCGGTAGCGTGCTCGGTGACGTGGATCATGCCACGCATGCCTTCGGACGGGCCGTGCCCGCCGGGATCCAGTCGACCACGGGTATCGGCGGCCTCACCCTCGGAGGCGGGCACGGCCACCTGACGCGCAAGTACGGTCTGACGATCGACAGTCTGCTGTCGGCCGACGTCGTGCTCGCCGACGGCAGGTGTGTCACCGCGTCGGCAGACAACCACCCCGACCTGTTCTGGGCGTTGCGGGGTGGCGGCGGCAACTTCGGAGTGGTGACGTCGTTCACCTTCATGCCGCGACCGGTCGACACGGTGGGGGTCGCGGTGACGGCGTGGCCGGTGGACCGCACCCCGGACGTGCTGCGCTGGTACCGGGAATTCCTGCCCGCCGCCCCGGAGGATCTCAACGGCTTCTTCGCGGTGCTGGTCGTACCGCCCGCCCCGCCCTTCCCCGAGCCGCTCCACGGGCAGAAGGTGTGCGCGGTGGTGTGGTGCTACACGGGTGACCTCGAAGCCGGCCGGATGGAACAGGTACTGGCAGTGGTCGACGAACCGGCGCCGCCCGCCTTCCACTTCACGAGCCCCATGCCGTACCCCGCGCTCCAGTCGATGTTCGACGCGCTGATCCCCAAGGGTCTGCAGTGGTACTGGCGCGGCGCCTTCTTCGACACGATCCCCGACGCCGCCGTCGACGTGCACCACAGGTTCGGGGAGAGCATCCCCACCGACCTGTCGACCATGCACCTGTATCCGGTGGACGGGGCGGCTCACCGGGTCGGCGCCGACGACACGGCATGGGCCTACCGCGACGCCGTCTGGTCCGCGGTGATCGGCGGGATCGACCCGGACCCCGCCCGGGCCGACGTGATCCGGCAGTGGTGCGTCGACTACTGGACCGCCCTGCACCCGCACTCCATGGGCGGCTCCTACGTCAACTTCATCGGCGCACAGGAGAGCGCCGACCGCGTCCGGACCACCTACCGGGGGCACTTCGACCGACTGGCCTCGGTCAAGCGCGCCTACGACCCGGACAATCTGTTCCACGCCAACCAGAACATCCCGCCCGCCGCGGCCTGA